A stretch of Triticum aestivum cultivar Chinese Spring chromosome 1D, IWGSC CS RefSeq v2.1, whole genome shotgun sequence DNA encodes these proteins:
- the LOC123168892 gene encoding expansin-B2, protein MAGLSTNAIALVALLSVLFTSVRSAVDYDTAVARSYNSGWLPAKATWYGAPNGAGPDDNGGACGFKNVNQYPISSMGACGNEPIFAGGEGCGMCYEIKCEYSNNPSCSGQPRRIVITDMNYYPVARYHLDLSGTAFGSMARYGLNDRLRHAGIIDMQFRRVPCNFPGMKVTFHVQRGSNPNYLAVLVEYVNVDGTVVRMELMQTINGRPTGYWQDMRRSWGSIWRMDTNRRLQGPFAIRITSDTGKTLVANNAIPAYWQPDHAYWSNLQFY, encoded by the exons ATGGCTGGCCTCTCCACCAATGCCATTGCCCTTGTGGCACTCCTCTCCGTGCTCTTCACGTCCGTCCGTTCTGCGGTCGACTACGACACCGCCGTCGCTAGATCCTACAACTCCGGCTGGCTCCCCGCCAAGGCCACCTGGTACGGGGCGCCCAACGGCGccggccccgacgacaatg GTGGTGCTTGCGGCTTCAAGAACGTGAACCAGTACCCAATCTCTTCCATGGGGGCATGCGGTAACGAGCCTATTTTCGCCGGCGGCGAGGGCTGTGGCATGTGCTACGAG ATTAAATGCGAGTACTCCAACAACCCTTCCTGCTCCGGCCAGCCGAGGAGGATCGTCATCACCGACATGAACTACTACCCCGTGGCCAGGTACCACCTCGACCTCAGTGGCACCGCGTTCGGCTCCATGGCCAGGTACGGCCTCAACGACCGGCTCCGCCACGCCGGCATCATCGACATGCAGTTCAGGAGGGTGCCCTGCAACTTCCCGGGTATGAAGGTGACCTTCCACGTCCAGCGTGGCTCCAACCCCAACTATCTCGCGGTGCTCGTGGAATACGTGAATGTGGACGGGACCGTGGTGCGGATGGAGCTCATGCAGACCATCAACGGCCGCCCTACGGGCTACTGGCAGGACATGCGCCGCTCGTGGGGCTCCATCTGGCGGATGGACACCAACCGCCGGCTGCAGGGGCCATTCGCCATCCGCATCACCAGCGACACCGGAAAGACGCTGGTGGCCAACAATGCCATTCCGGCTTATTGGCAGCCGGACCATGCCTACTGGTCCAACCTCCAGTTCTACTGA